From Ascaphus truei isolate aAscTru1 chromosome 17, aAscTru1.hap1, whole genome shotgun sequence, the proteins below share one genomic window:
- the LOC142468439 gene encoding uncharacterized protein LOC142468439: MAVYTLYDVYVKHSPSILDDDIDEAVAPGGHVSPEMEQVSSPGSASSTLLEEHHGDEDDEYDEDDATEETEIQSCDHEEVPIETVVPPNRPSTSTYDAIVASEGKIVDAENRRHSDMMTVLERMIGLQEETVSQLAHLHRVFIEVPKQLQKINTSFEALVVQQTQANYWRMTNVPQFNTSQPGSVHAGQFSPHSSDIHSPGPNVTGQVADIAVQVPDDILPLPSVQIQQQTPTKEATKTKQDTHETDQPSLVQCLPTCSHVSLGTSPVREQSLPKSPVGESLPKSPVGESLPKSPVAL; the protein is encoded by the exons ttgcccctggaggacatgtgtcacctgagatggaacaagtgtcttcacctgggtcagccagctcaacactactagaag aacatcatggtgatgaggatgatgagtatgatgaggatgacgccacagaagagactgaaatacaatcatgtgaccatgaagaggtgccaatagaaactgttgtaccgccaaatcgtccatcaacttccacatacgatgcaattgtagcttcagagggaaaaatagtggacgcagaaaatcgtcgccattcagacatgatgacagtgctggaaaggatgattggactgcaggaagaaacagtatcacaattggcacatctccacagagtcttcattgaagtgcctaaacagttgcaaaaaatcaacacctcattcgaagcattagttgttcagcaaacacaagctaattactggagaatgactaatgtaccacaattcaacacctcccagccaggatctgttcatgcaggtcagttttcaccacattcatctgatattcattcaccaggcccaaatgttaccggtcaagtagcagacattgctgtgcaggttcctgatgacatcctaccgctgccatctgtacaaattcagcagcagacacctacaaaggaggcgacaaaaacaaaacaagacacacatgaaacagaccaaccatcacttgtgcagtgtctaccaacttgctcacatgtgtcactgggcacaagccctgtccgtgaacagtcactacccaaaagccctgtaggtgagtcgctgcccaaaagccctgtaggtgaatcgctgcccaaaagccctgtag ccctgtag